One window of Paenibacillus sp. FSL K6-3182 genomic DNA carries:
- a CDS encoding methyltransferase domain-containing protein — MNENVKKQFDAVAPEYDRQRRQLIPCFDDFYSIATDLVHCDSDAPRILDLGAGTGLFSSMIRNKYPNANLTLIDLSEEMLKEAQSRFGADPLVSYIAADYSIYPYTEKYDAIISSLSIHHLSHPAKRDLFHTVHQLLKEGGSFVNADQAAGTTAYWNQYYMSQWTTAIRQSGLTTGAIEAAIQRRSVDINATVEDQLRWLSEAGFVHSDCVYKNNGFAVFAAFKRKSHFELNGTKTQ; from the coding sequence GTGAATGAAAATGTGAAAAAACAGTTTGATGCTGTCGCGCCTGAATATGACCGTCAGCGCCGCCAACTGATCCCCTGCTTTGATGATTTTTACAGCATAGCAACCGACTTGGTTCACTGTGATAGCGATGCCCCGCGTATACTCGACTTAGGTGCCGGAACAGGGCTTTTCTCGTCTATGATTCGCAACAAATACCCAAATGCCAATCTTACTCTTATCGATTTGAGCGAAGAAATGCTAAAGGAGGCGCAATCTCGCTTCGGAGCTGACCCATTAGTCAGCTATATAGCTGCTGATTACTCAATCTATCCTTATACGGAAAAATACGATGCCATCATCTCCTCCTTGTCCATCCATCACTTATCGCATCCAGCAAAACGCGACTTATTTCATACTGTTCATCAGCTTTTAAAAGAAGGCGGCAGCTTCGTTAATGCTGATCAAGCAGCGGGTACAACCGCTTATTGGAATCAATATTATATGTCGCAATGGACAACAGCCATCCGGCAAAGCGGGTTAACCACAGGTGCAATCGAAGCGGCCATCCAGCGCCGAAGCGTCGACATTAATGCCACTGTAGAGGATCAGCTTAGATGGCTGAGTGAGGCTGGTTTTGTTCATTCCGACTGCGTATATAAAAATAATGGCTTCGCTGTTTTTGCAGCATTTAAACGTAAATCCCATTTCGAACTGAATGGGACAAAAACACAATAA